Genomic segment of Murdochiella vaginalis:
GTATTCTTATTCTTGTTTCAGATGTTTCTAAAGCGGCGTTGATTTTAGAACAAGAGTTTCATTTGACTGATTATTCCATTCAAGACCAACAAACAATACGAATTTATGATACGTCTTTAGATGTGGCCGCAATAAATAAAGCATTTATGCTAAAGGATATTGCAGTTATGGGTTCACAAGTTTGCAATGACACATTGGAAGACTATTTTAAAAGAATTACAGGAGGAGAAGGAATTGCTTAATTTACTCCAACTGGAATTTCATAAATTGAAACGCAGAAAAACAGTCTGGCTGTTGATGCTTTCGTCAATAGTTATGCCGTTTGTTGCACTAATTTATTTCAGTAGAGAAGTAGCGTCTGGAATTTCTGCGATTCAATTCTATAAATGGGCGGTGTTTAGTTACACTCCATGGATCATACTACCGGTTATTTTAGGAATGCTTTCTACTTTGATTATTTATACGGAGAATCAAAATGATGTGTTAAAACAGCTTTGGATTATACCAATCAGTAAGATAAAATTCTTTTTCAGTAAATTTATCGTTCTATTTTTATTCTCTATGAGTTTTATGTTGATTTCCGCTATTCTGTCCGGATTGTTAGGAACAGCTTTCGGATACTTTGATTTTGACTGGGAAAGCAGTAACTTTTTGCTTTCAAAAAGTTTGGAAATAGGCTCTGTAATTTCGCTGGCAATGATGCCGGTACTTGCAGTAGCTTTAATACAAAAAGGATATATTCTGCCAGTATGTGTCACATTGCTTTATACATTTTCCGGATTTCTTTTGCTAATGGTTAATCCATATCTGCATCCACTATCAAGTGCCGCAGCTTTAATAGTACAAAATATTCCGGGTGTAACATTAGGGCAATCGTTAAATATATCAATGGCGATTTCTTGTATAGGATTATGGGACATAATCTCTGTCTTTCTTGCCTATAAAATATTAAAATTAGGAAAGTGAGAAGAAAATGAAAAACTTATTATTAACAGAAGTATGGAAACTGCGAAGGTCAAAGGTTCTTTGGATTGCAATCTTTTCAACTCTTATGGTAGCCGCAGTTGTATATGCACAAGGGTTATCTGTACATTATGGAAAGTGTTACATTGATAATGTGGGGTGGTACATGGAGTCTGTCCTTTCTCTGGCGACTTTTTTCGTTCTTCCCGGTATCATTGCTCTTTTAGGCAGTTACACGATATGTCGAGAAGAACAGGAGGACACGCTTAAATCTCTTCGGATGATTCCTGTTGATGAATCAAAACTTACAGAAGCCAAACTAACGCTTACATTACTTCTGAGTTTATTTATCTATTTGCTCCTTTTTGCAATAACATTTTTTGTGGAGGCGATGCTTCATTTCAACGATTTACAGTTGAATAGTGTACTAATAATGATGAAGGTGTATCTGCTAAATGGATTTGGTATTTTTATAGTAATATCACCGATTATTGCATTTGTGTCTATAATAAAAAAGGGATATTGGCTTGCTCTTGTTTTCGCAGAAGTATATTCTTTCGCAGGTTTGTTTGCGAACCTCTTGCCTTTGGGAACAACCTTTTATCCAATCACGGCAGCCCTGCAACTTGCAGGGTATTATGAGGCATCAATCAGTGGAAGACTGTATAGTCTTGCAGTAATTATTGGATGTGGAATTTTGTCTCTAACCCTTCTTAAAAGGATTAATTTTCATGTGTATGATTAGATTTAGAAAGAATAGCAATGAATATCGTTTTTATAATAGAAAAAAGAAGCGCTTGATGGTTATAGCATTGACGCTTTTGTTAGCCCTTGTGCTGTGGACTATATGGGGGAATGTAACTGTTGGTGTTACTCGTTATTGTATAACCAGTGATCGGCTGCCTGATACGTTTGATGGTTATAAGATTGCCGTAGTATCAGATCTCCACAATGCACAGTTTGGTAGAGACAACAGTCAGATAACAAAAATAATAAAGAAAGAACATCCGGATATGATAGCGATAACCGGAGACTTGGTTGACTCAAACAAGACAAACATTGATACAGCCACAGCCTTGGTAAGCAAGCTGATGAAGATTGCGCCATGCTATTATGTAACCGGCAATCACGAAGCATGGATCGGTAGTAAGTTTTCTGAACTGGAAGAAAAGCTTCTTGATGAAAATGTTCATATTCTCCATGATCAGGTGATAAAATTAGAAAAAGGCGGTCAGACGGTACAAATTGCCGGATTAGATGATCCTGATTTTACAGACAGAGACTCTGCGCTTCAAGAAAGTATGCTTCAAACAAAGCTAAATCAGATGAACTTATCGGGGGAATATTGTATATTGTTGTCTCATCGTCCGGAGACATTTGAGGCTTATGTTATGGAACATATTGATCTGGTTTTGAGCGGACATGCTCATGGCGGGCAATTCAGGTTGCCGTTTATAGGCGGTGTAGTTGCGCCAAATCAGGGATTATTTCCCAAATATGATGCCGGGATATATACCAAAAATAATACAACGATGATCGTCAGCCGTGGAGTAGGTAACAGTATCATTCCTGTTCGTTTCAATAACAGACCTGAAATAGTTGTTGTTGAATTGAATAGTGAATAATTAATACCGGTTTGCAGTGGACTTAGGCACCCATCCTCATACCATACTTTCAGTTTTATTAAAAAAAGATGATCTGATCTCCGAGATGGATGAATATTGGGCGGATACCTTGTATACCTTAACGGTAAACTGATAGGTGATATTGGCGATAATGAACTGTTTCTGAAGAAAACGCCTACATCGGATAGACTTCTTACAGGCACAGAATTGCGATATCACTATGAAGGTTCAAAGACGTTGATGCACGTATTCGACAGATTTGAGGATACGGATTTAATTAAAGAACTACTGGAAGGTATGTATACGGAACTGCCCGAAAAGAAACCCAAGAAAGCTAAATGAGACAAACAATCTTCTTTACAGATTACACATGGAATGAAATGATTGTCGATTCGTAGCATTGATATTGTATTCACTATGGGCGCATATAGACGGTTGCTGGAAGAATCCATGAAGCACGAGTTTGAGATTCATGTATTTTAATGAAACGAACATTTAACTTATGAGGTTTTTATGAAAGAAAAAGAAGAAATAATACGTTTGTGGTTTGAGATGTGGATAATTCAACGAGATTTAGGTATGGATCATATTTTTTCAGAAAATGTGGTTTACACGGAAAACTGGGGACCACAATATTATGATCTGCAAACAGTAAAACACTGGTTTAAAGAGTGGAATACGAGAGGGAAAGTTTTGGTATGGGAAATTAAGCAATTTTTTCATAAAGAAAATCAGACTATCGTTGAATGGTATTTCAAAAATGAAATGCATACAGGAAAAACAGAAGAATTTGACGGAATTTCTTTGATTGAATGGACGGCTGATAATAAGATAAAATTTTTAAAGGAATATGGATGCAATCGAAGTAACTACAACCCTTATCAGCAAAGCAGCGATCCTGAATTTAGAGATGAAAGAGTAAATTGGTTTTGATGTCGTCAACGAACAAATCCTAAGTTATATGAATAATTATGCTAATTAATCAGCCTTTGATTCGCACCCTTCAACAACATTCCCCTTGCCTTATTTCATCCTGCAACGAGCGTTAAGACCTATTTCTTGATGTAGGGTTATCATCATGGTAGTCTTGATACATGTTGAAGCCCTAACTTTGATGGTGCGAGAGCCGCAAAGCGGCTCGAAGCAGCATCAAAAGTAGGTCTCATGCCAAGGCGGCCCGCGAAGTCAAGCGGAGCGCAGGCTGAGCGGTCAGCCGCCGACGGCGGAGACGGTAGTATTGTTATCAAGGGTCGAAGGAAAATAG
This window contains:
- a CDS encoding nuclear transport factor 2 family protein codes for the protein MKEKEEIIRLWFEMWIIQRDLGMDHIFSENVVYTENWGPQYYDLQTVKHWFKEWNTRGKVLVWEIKQFFHKENQTIVEWYFKNEMHTGKTEEFDGISLIEWTADNKIKFLKEYGCNRSNYNPYQQSSDPEFRDERVNWF
- a CDS encoding ABC transporter permease, which codes for MKNLLLTEVWKLRRSKVLWIAIFSTLMVAAVVYAQGLSVHYGKCYIDNVGWYMESVLSLATFFVLPGIIALLGSYTICREEQEDTLKSLRMIPVDESKLTEAKLTLTLLLSLFIYLLLFAITFFVEAMLHFNDLQLNSVLIMMKVYLLNGFGIFIVISPIIAFVSIIKKGYWLALVFAEVYSFAGLFANLLPLGTTFYPITAALQLAGYYEASISGRLYSLAVIIGCGILSLTLLKRINFHVYD
- a CDS encoding metallophosphoesterase gives rise to the protein MIRFRKNSNEYRFYNRKKKRLMVIALTLLLALVLWTIWGNVTVGVTRYCITSDRLPDTFDGYKIAVVSDLHNAQFGRDNSQITKIIKKEHPDMIAITGDLVDSNKTNIDTATALVSKLMKIAPCYYVTGNHEAWIGSKFSELEEKLLDENVHILHDQVIKLEKGGQTVQIAGLDDPDFTDRDSALQESMLQTKLNQMNLSGEYCILLSHRPETFEAYVMEHIDLVLSGHAHGGQFRLPFIGGVVAPNQGLFPKYDAGIYTKNNTTMIVSRGVGNSIIPVRFNNRPEIVVVELNSE
- a CDS encoding ABC transporter permease yields the protein MLNLLQLEFHKLKRRKTVWLLMLSSIVMPFVALIYFSREVASGISAIQFYKWAVFSYTPWIILPVILGMLSTLIIYTENQNDVLKQLWIIPISKIKFFFSKFIVLFLFSMSFMLISAILSGLLGTAFGYFDFDWESSNFLLSKSLEIGSVISLAMMPVLAVALIQKGYILPVCVTLLYTFSGFLLLMVNPYLHPLSSAAALIVQNIPGVTLGQSLNISMAISCIGLWDIISVFLAYKILKLGK